The following proteins come from a genomic window of Maribacter sp. HTCC2170:
- a CDS encoding glycosyltransferase family 2 protein, which translates to MPQGKEKLSALIITYNEMGYIEKCIESVSFADEIIVVDSYSTDGTYEYLLNHPKVRVIQNPFKNFTAQKSFTLKQANNDWVLFLDADEIVPANLQNEISNTIKSSPKHVAYWFYRKFMFQNERLRFSGWQTDKNYRLFRKSKVNFSDKRIVHETLDIDGTTGKFKNKLTHFCYKNYETYKNKMLMYGRLKAKEAHNKDNRFSYALLLIKPMWKFFNGYVIRLGFLDGIKGITICHLDALCDLERYRELQRLEREEQWSTVFKTMP; encoded by the coding sequence ATGCCCCAAGGAAAAGAAAAATTATCAGCGCTTATCATAACCTACAATGAAATGGGTTACATTGAAAAATGTATTGAATCTGTTTCATTTGCAGATGAAATAATAGTGGTTGATTCATATAGTACGGATGGTACATATGAGTACCTATTGAATCACCCGAAGGTTAGGGTCATTCAAAATCCGTTCAAAAACTTTACGGCTCAAAAATCCTTTACTTTAAAACAAGCAAATAACGACTGGGTCTTATTTTTGGATGCTGATGAAATTGTTCCCGCTAATCTTCAGAATGAAATAAGCAATACAATCAAAAGCAGCCCTAAACATGTAGCATATTGGTTTTATAGAAAATTCATGTTCCAGAATGAAAGGTTACGTTTTAGTGGCTGGCAGACCGATAAGAATTACAGGTTGTTCAGAAAAAGTAAGGTGAACTTTTCAGATAAAAGAATTGTCCATGAAACTTTGGACATTGACGGAACAACGGGAAAATTCAAAAATAAGCTTACACATTTCTGTTACAAGAATTATGAAACGTACAAAAACAAAATGTTGATGTACGGTAGGTTAAAGGCAAAGGAAGCACATAACAAAGATAATCGCTTCAGTTATGCGCTTTTATTAATTAAACCTATGTGGAAATTCTTCAATGGTTATGTAATTAGACTTGGCTTTCTTGATGGCATCAAAGGAATTACGATTTGCCATTTAGATGCATTATGCGATCTTGAAAGGTATCGTGAACTTCAGCGGTTAGAGAGAGAAGAACAATGGTCTACGGTGTTCAAAACCATGCCATAG
- a CDS encoding CDP-glycerol glycerophosphotransferase family protein: MKVILFCQNAYAFGILAPIRDLLTSSSHDYIWFVSKKILQAFPFKTENYTSSILDLQFFDSDAIFIPGNEVPYYLKGLKVQVFHGLAGEKKGHFRIRHYFDLYLTQGPFFTSKFNELKEKHQDFDVIETGWPKLDVYGKHKNSFDSEKKVVLDRYNTTTMVLYAPTFSPSLTSAPFLLNEMEELAVNTGYLIYIKFHDLMSAEWITAYAELSHRIPNIIFQKEKNIIKFLLQADILISDTSSVIYEFLLLDKPVVSFKNISGNIQWDDSQSYSNLTQRVENNLNNDPFKKERQSIYAAYHPYNDGQSAERMISAVEKYISKNGVPEKRNLSFARQLKIHKIFGQPVLEPWTGEKTEKITALLITFNEINNIEEVLENVSFANEIIVVDSFSSDGTVDKIKEYPKVKLIQRAFKNYTDQKSFAMEQASNDWVLFMDADERLTDGLKNEILKTINSKSNTIVAFMFSRTFMFKNKILRFSGWQSDKNYRLFRKTKVKFDNDLIVHESLIVNGESGVMKNKLIHYSYSDYEDYKAKMIKYGQMKAAEEFKKNKNSYPHHFVLRPVYKFLNHYIIRLGILDGKKGIIICYLNALGVYSRYKELKRLRKQGKLSS; this comes from the coding sequence ATGAAGGTTATATTGTTTTGTCAGAATGCTTATGCATTTGGGATTTTGGCGCCCATTCGCGACTTATTAACGTCTTCTTCCCATGATTATATTTGGTTTGTATCTAAAAAAATACTTCAGGCTTTTCCATTCAAAACCGAGAATTACACTTCAAGCATTTTAGACTTACAATTTTTTGATAGTGATGCGATTTTTATTCCTGGTAATGAGGTGCCATATTATTTAAAAGGGTTGAAAGTCCAAGTTTTTCATGGCTTGGCAGGAGAAAAGAAAGGACACTTTAGAATAAGGCATTACTTTGATCTGTATTTGACCCAAGGACCATTTTTTACTTCCAAATTCAATGAACTAAAGGAAAAACATCAAGATTTTGATGTTATTGAGACTGGTTGGCCAAAGTTGGACGTTTACGGCAAACATAAAAACTCATTTGATTCGGAAAAGAAGGTAGTATTGGATCGGTACAATACAACTACAATGGTACTTTATGCCCCCACTTTTTCACCAAGTCTAACATCTGCTCCTTTTCTATTGAACGAAATGGAGGAATTAGCGGTAAACACCGGTTATCTTATTTATATCAAGTTCCATGATCTGATGAGTGCTGAGTGGATTACTGCCTACGCAGAATTAAGCCACCGAATACCCAATATCATTTTTCAAAAAGAAAAAAATATCATCAAGTTCTTACTTCAGGCAGATATATTGATTAGCGATACTTCATCCGTTATCTACGAGTTTCTTTTATTGGACAAACCAGTAGTATCGTTCAAAAATATATCTGGGAATATTCAATGGGACGACTCCCAATCCTATTCTAATCTGACTCAAAGGGTTGAGAACAACCTGAACAATGACCCGTTTAAAAAAGAACGACAATCAATCTATGCAGCATACCATCCTTACAATGACGGTCAATCGGCAGAGCGTATGATTTCGGCTGTTGAAAAGTATATTTCCAAGAACGGAGTACCGGAAAAAAGAAATCTATCTTTTGCCCGTCAACTTAAGATTCATAAGATTTTTGGACAACCAGTCTTAGAACCTTGGACGGGTGAAAAAACAGAAAAAATAACGGCACTATTGATTACTTTCAATGAGATCAATAACATTGAAGAAGTACTGGAAAACGTAAGCTTTGCCAATGAAATCATTGTTGTGGACTCTTTCAGTTCTGATGGCACCGTGGATAAAATCAAGGAATACCCAAAAGTGAAATTGATTCAAAGGGCATTTAAGAACTATACAGACCAAAAATCTTTCGCTATGGAGCAGGCCTCTAATGATTGGGTCTTGTTCATGGATGCCGATGAACGTTTGACTGACGGTCTTAAAAATGAAATCCTAAAAACCATTAACTCAAAATCAAATACTATTGTAGCGTTTATGTTTTCAAGAACATTCATGTTCAAGAATAAAATATTGCGCTTTAGCGGATGGCAGAGCGATAAGAATTACCGCTTGTTCCGTAAAACCAAGGTCAAATTTGATAATGACCTTATAGTTCATGAATCCTTGATTGTGAATGGTGAATCGGGAGTAATGAAAAATAAGCTAATTCATTATTCATATAGTGATTATGAGGATTACAAAGCGAAAATGATCAAATATGGGCAAATGAAGGCCGCCGAGGAATTTAAAAAGAATAAAAATAGTTATCCTCATCATTTTGTGCTTAGACCGGTATATAAATTTTTAAACCACTATATTATTAGATTAGGTATTCTTGATGGAAAAAAAGGCATCATAATTTGCTATCTGAACGCTTTGGGGGTTTATTCTAGATATAAAGAATTAAAGAGATTAAGAAAACAAGGAAAGTTATCGAGTTGA
- a CDS encoding L-threonylcarbamoyladenylate synthase: MSDFTAEINSCIKVLSEGGLILYPTDTVWGIGCDATKEEAVQKVYALKQREDSKALISLVANDAMLERHVEQVPEVAYEILDLATKPTTIIYDNPKGLAPNVIAQDNTMAIRVASDKFCQYLINKFRKPIISTSANVTGQSTPKSFSEISEPILKGVDYIVNLEHDKKNESASSIIKLSNDGTVKVIRQ, from the coding sequence ATGAGTGATTTTACTGCAGAAATAAATAGTTGTATTAAGGTATTGTCAGAGGGTGGACTCATCCTCTACCCTACCGATACGGTTTGGGGCATTGGTTGCGATGCGACGAAAGAAGAAGCAGTACAAAAGGTATATGCCCTAAAACAACGTGAAGATTCAAAAGCACTAATAAGTTTAGTGGCGAATGATGCCATGCTTGAAAGGCATGTTGAGCAAGTACCAGAAGTAGCTTACGAGATATTGGATCTTGCAACCAAACCAACAACCATCATCTACGATAATCCCAAAGGTTTGGCGCCAAATGTAATTGCCCAAGATAACACCATGGCAATTAGAGTGGCATCTGATAAATTCTGTCAATATTTAATCAACAAGTTTAGAAAACCCATTATTTCCACCTCGGCAAATGTTACTGGTCAATCAACTCCTAAAAGCTTTTCTGAAATAAGCGAACCTATTTTAAAAGGTGTTGACTATATTGTAAATTTGGAGCATGATAAAAAAAATGAATCAGCCTCTTCCATTATTAAATTAAGTAATGATGGTACGGTCAAAGTGATTCGTCAATAA
- a CDS encoding COX15/CtaA family protein, whose product MVKDGKKVVYWILTGCLLIFIMVLVGGITRLTHSGLSISNYNLVSGTIPPLNHEEWQEAFDLYKQFPEYQKLNSHFTLSDFKSIFFWEWLHRFIGRFIGIVFILPFIYFLVRGKLTKATIKKCLVLLTLGAFQGFLGWYMVKSGLINRPDVSHYRLAAHLITAFLTFAYGFWVTLDLIYPKRKQSIPELRRILWIIMFSLIVQITWGAFVAGLDAGLIHNYWPFMSEGKFIHETVYIEQQPMLKNFVEGKSGVQFVHRYLGYVVVALIVYLWYKSKNINTTKHQTLGIQSLLLLVLLQFTLGVFTLLLRVPLWLGIAHQVTAFLLLGATTFTLHRSSK is encoded by the coding sequence ATGGTGAAAGATGGTAAAAAAGTAGTCTATTGGATTTTGACAGGATGTTTGTTGATTTTCATTATGGTCTTAGTTGGTGGTATAACTAGATTAACACATTCTGGCCTTTCCATTTCCAATTACAATCTTGTTTCTGGAACCATACCTCCTTTAAACCATGAAGAATGGCAAGAAGCCTTTGATTTATACAAACAATTCCCAGAATACCAAAAATTAAATTCTCATTTTACCCTATCTGACTTTAAATCTATCTTTTTTTGGGAATGGCTCCATAGATTTATCGGAAGGTTTATCGGCATCGTTTTCATTCTACCATTTATATACTTTTTAGTTCGTGGAAAACTCACTAAGGCAACAATAAAGAAATGTCTTGTTTTACTTACCTTAGGTGCTTTTCAAGGCTTTTTAGGATGGTATATGGTAAAAAGTGGTTTGATTAATAGACCTGATGTTTCTCACTATCGACTAGCCGCCCACCTAATTACGGCATTCTTAACTTTTGCGTACGGTTTCTGGGTTACCCTTGACCTTATCTACCCAAAAAGAAAGCAGTCAATACCAGAGTTACGAAGAATACTTTGGATAATTATGTTTTCTTTGATAGTACAAATAACCTGGGGGGCTTTTGTTGCAGGGTTGGATGCAGGTTTAATACATAATTACTGGCCTTTTATGAGTGAAGGTAAATTTATTCATGAGACCGTTTATATAGAACAACAACCCATGTTAAAAAACTTTGTGGAAGGCAAAAGTGGTGTTCAGTTCGTACACAGATATTTGGGCTATGTCGTGGTTGCCCTAATAGTCTACTTATGGTATAAGAGCAAAAATATTAATACAACCAAGCATCAAACTCTTGGTATTCAATCATTACTATTATTGGTATTATTACAATTTACCCTTGGTGTATTCACCTTATTATTGAGGGTGCCATTGTGGTTGGGAATAGCACACCAGGTTACTGCTTTTCTACTTTTGGGAGCAACTACTTTCACTTTACACAGATCCTCAAAATAA
- a CDS encoding NTP transferase domain-containing protein, producing MKIVILAAGIGSRLGNPFPKPLTPLNNGKSIMGMQISNLTTHFNVDDISIVVGFKKDLIMERFPEVTYIYNPFFDRTNTSKSLLQALKKNKDKSVLWLNGDVVFDSKLLDELKPYLNNDQSFVAVNTSKVAEEEVKYTLKDNYIHELSKTVKNGLGEAVGINFIASKDIQSFIDCLEECDDNDYFERGLELAIEKDNIQITAVDISAFDCMEVDFKEDLENANNLFR from the coding sequence ATGAAAATAGTTATCCTTGCTGCAGGAATAGGTTCTAGACTGGGCAATCCTTTTCCAAAACCACTTACCCCTTTGAACAATGGCAAGAGTATAATGGGGATGCAAATAAGTAATCTCACTACACATTTTAATGTAGATGATATTAGTATAGTAGTTGGTTTCAAGAAAGATTTAATCATGGAGCGCTTTCCCGAAGTTACTTATATTTACAATCCTTTCTTTGATCGTACAAATACTTCAAAAAGTCTACTGCAGGCCTTAAAAAAGAACAAGGACAAATCTGTTCTATGGTTGAATGGAGATGTTGTTTTTGATTCCAAATTATTGGATGAACTAAAACCTTACTTAAATAATGACCAATCGTTTGTGGCGGTAAACACCAGTAAGGTGGCTGAAGAAGAGGTAAAATACACCTTAAAAGATAACTATATCCATGAACTTTCCAAGACAGTCAAGAACGGCTTGGGTGAGGCCGTGGGGATAAATTTCATTGCATCAAAAGACATACAGAGCTTCATTGATTGCTTAGAAGAGTGCGATGATAATGACTATTTTGAACGTGGCCTAGAACTCGCTATTGAAAAAGACAATATTCAAATCACTGCTGTTGACATCTCTGCTTTTGATTGTATGGAGGTTGATTTTAAAGAAGATTTGGAAAATGCCAATAACCTCTTTCGTTGA
- a CDS encoding adenylyltransferase/cytidyltransferase family protein — MVDLDLNKLNSKYKNWRIAEHSVKGIVLVSKTLNNENEIPQIIDYLYTNVSGKKWEIAIDGFKIVAKPNHRSKYNRMYTSGAFDIFHFGHLNILIKSKELCDYLIVGVSTDELIEREKGKKPVIPFHERIKVVQSIGLVDEVIPQEDKNKQKIVDSYKIDAISVGDDWRGRYPKVSCAMEYFTYTANVSSTILKEALKLNIKKD; from the coding sequence ATGGTAGATTTAGATTTGAATAAATTAAATAGCAAGTACAAAAACTGGAGAATTGCTGAGCATTCAGTCAAAGGTATAGTGCTAGTATCCAAAACATTGAATAATGAGAATGAGATTCCACAAATCATTGACTATTTATATACAAATGTTTCTGGTAAGAAATGGGAAATAGCGATTGATGGGTTTAAAATTGTTGCAAAGCCAAATCATAGATCAAAGTATAATAGAATGTACACTTCAGGTGCATTTGATATTTTTCATTTTGGTCATTTGAATATATTGATCAAATCCAAAGAGCTTTGTGATTATTTGATTGTGGGAGTTTCTACCGATGAATTAATTGAAAGGGAAAAAGGTAAAAAGCCTGTCATCCCATTTCATGAAAGAATAAAAGTAGTACAGTCAATTGGACTGGTTGATGAGGTAATTCCACAAGAAGATAAGAACAAGCAAAAAATAGTTGATTCCTATAAAATAGATGCAATTTCTGTCGGTGATGATTGGAGAGGGAGGTACCCAAAAGTAAGTTGTGCGATGGAGTATTTTACGTATACCGCAAATGTGAGTAGTACTATTTTAAAAGAGGCTTTAAAATTAAATATTAAAAAGGATTAG
- a CDS encoding nucleoid-associated protein, with protein sequence MINLYPTHIDSISLHRVGNKNKNEGVFLSEEPVNLNDETTGLLKEYFFRPFREKEENYFKLSNEVDVEFNEIYKIASEVFANPSSAHENSIKIAKHLFEQSNHPHIKSGEVYVTYLTGLLLDNEKVDALGIFKSELKHDFLQFEENGNNLDIVVQHGININKLDKGCLIFNKNKEEGYKVLSVDSNRYDAKYWLENFLGVDALADENFYTKNYLKFCQNFAKDVVLPAEDKQQEVLFMNKAVNHFAKNDAFEESNFLNEVMENPELIPEFKHYKVEKGPKYSIEDVSNFDIANKAVSDARKKIKNVISLDTNIQIKMDFINPESAEKFVEKGWDEEKQMYYYLVYFNKEQKS encoded by the coding sequence ATGATTAACCTCTACCCTACCCATATAGACAGTATTTCGCTTCATCGCGTTGGAAACAAGAACAAAAACGAAGGTGTTTTTTTATCCGAAGAACCTGTTAACCTAAATGATGAAACAACCGGGTTACTAAAGGAATATTTTTTTAGGCCGTTTAGAGAAAAAGAAGAAAACTACTTTAAACTTTCCAATGAGGTTGATGTTGAGTTTAATGAAATATATAAAATAGCCTCTGAGGTTTTTGCTAACCCCTCTTCTGCACATGAGAATTCAATAAAAATAGCAAAACATCTCTTTGAGCAATCAAATCACCCACATATTAAGAGTGGTGAGGTATATGTTACCTATTTAACAGGGTTATTGCTTGATAATGAAAAGGTTGATGCACTTGGTATTTTCAAGAGCGAATTAAAACATGATTTTCTTCAGTTTGAAGAAAATGGAAATAACCTCGATATAGTTGTGCAACATGGTATTAACATTAATAAACTGGACAAAGGCTGTCTAATTTTCAATAAAAACAAAGAAGAAGGTTATAAAGTACTTTCAGTTGATAGCAACCGCTATGATGCAAAGTATTGGTTAGAGAATTTCTTAGGTGTTGATGCTTTGGCCGATGAAAATTTTTATACGAAGAACTATCTTAAATTTTGTCAAAATTTTGCCAAGGATGTGGTTCTACCAGCTGAAGATAAGCAACAAGAAGTTCTGTTTATGAACAAGGCAGTTAACCATTTTGCAAAGAATGATGCCTTTGAAGAAAGTAATTTCCTTAACGAGGTTATGGAGAACCCTGAACTTATTCCTGAGTTTAAGCATTATAAAGTGGAGAAAGGCCCAAAATATAGTATTGAGGATGTTTCTAATTTTGATATTGCAAATAAAGCCGTTTCTGACGCACGAAAAAAGATTAAAAACGTAATTAGTCTTGACACCAATATTCAGATAAAAATGGATTTCATAAATCCAGAATCAGCTGAAAAATTCGTTGAAAAAGGCTGGGATGAAGAAAAACAAATGTACTATTACCTAGTATATTTTAATAAAGAACAGAAGAGTTAG
- a CDS encoding IS1096 element passenger TnpR family protein, whose translation MIYKIRIILDAKEDIFRDMEIEASYSMEEFHNAIAQSFGFLGNEMASFYTCDENWKQDEEIALFDMSENGSDVRLMNETFLEDVITEKSPKMIYVYDFLNMWTFFVELADIDDEEPGKSYPNILFSFGELPEAPPEKKFEADEPTMDFDDTFDNYDDLDFDENWN comes from the coding sequence ATGATCTATAAAATCCGCATAATATTGGATGCCAAGGAGGATATCTTTAGGGATATGGAGATTGAAGCAAGCTACTCAATGGAAGAGTTTCATAACGCCATTGCACAGTCTTTTGGTTTTCTTGGAAATGAAATGGCCTCATTTTACACCTGTGATGAGAATTGGAAGCAGGATGAGGAAATTGCACTTTTTGACATGAGTGAGAATGGTTCTGATGTTCGATTGATGAATGAAACATTTCTAGAAGATGTTATTACTGAGAAATCTCCGAAAATGATTTATGTCTATGATTTTTTGAATATGTGGACATTCTTTGTTGAGTTGGCCGATATTGATGATGAAGAACCAGGAAAATCTTATCCAAATATACTTTTTAGTTTTGGCGAACTCCCTGAGGCTCCTCCTGAGAAAAAGTTTGAAGCCGATGAACCAACAATGGACTTCGACGACACTTTTGATAATTATGATGATTTGGATTTTGATGAAAACTGGAATTGA
- a CDS encoding CCA tRNA nucleotidyltransferase: MQQNHKKALQDPIFKILSDAASGLALESYVIGGFVRDYILDRGTHKDIDIVSIGSGIALAEKVASMLPGNPKISIFKNFGTAMLRHHDMELEFVGARKESYQRDSRKPIVEDGTLKEDQERRDFTINALALSLNKENFGDLLDPFEGVLDLDKKIIRTPLEPCVTYSDDPLRMMRAIRFATQLNFEIELRSLQAITENKERIKIISAERTVDELHKIMACEKPSIGFSLLHNTGLLDYILPELTALEGIEEVEGQRHKDNFWHTLEVVDNIAQTTDDLWLRWAALLHDIGKAPTKKFSKKVGWTFHGHEFVGSKMVYKLFKRLRMPLNDKMKFVQKMVLMSSRPIVLAEDFATDSAVRRLVFDAGDYVEDLITLCEADITTKNPRKQKKYKNNFKLVRAKIVEVEERDHIRNFQPPVSGEEIIKTFNLKPSKEIGIIKAAIKEAILEGEIPNEYQSAYEYMLELGKNMGLSIINEKKR; encoded by the coding sequence ATGCAACAAAACCACAAAAAAGCACTCCAAGACCCTATATTCAAAATTCTTTCTGATGCAGCCTCCGGGCTGGCACTCGAAAGTTACGTAATTGGTGGTTTTGTTCGTGATTACATTTTAGATAGGGGAACACATAAAGACATAGATATCGTTTCTATTGGTAGCGGTATTGCATTGGCAGAAAAAGTGGCTTCAATGCTACCAGGAAACCCCAAAATATCAATTTTCAAAAACTTCGGGACGGCCATGCTCAGGCATCATGATATGGAGTTGGAATTTGTTGGTGCGCGTAAAGAAAGTTATCAACGTGATAGCAGAAAACCAATTGTAGAGGATGGTACTTTAAAAGAAGACCAAGAACGCCGAGACTTTACTATTAATGCACTGGCATTATCACTGAACAAAGAAAATTTCGGGGATTTATTGGACCCTTTTGAAGGGGTCTTAGATCTTGATAAAAAAATCATCAGAACTCCACTTGAACCATGTGTTACCTACTCAGACGACCCCTTACGTATGATGCGCGCTATACGTTTTGCCACACAATTGAATTTTGAGATAGAGCTTAGATCGCTTCAGGCGATTACTGAAAACAAAGAACGTATAAAAATAATTTCTGCTGAGCGAACCGTTGATGAATTGCATAAAATAATGGCCTGTGAAAAGCCGTCTATTGGTTTCTCATTGCTGCACAACACCGGACTTCTTGATTATATTCTCCCTGAGTTGACAGCGTTGGAGGGTATTGAAGAAGTTGAAGGTCAACGCCATAAAGACAATTTTTGGCATACCTTAGAGGTGGTCGATAATATTGCCCAAACTACAGATGATCTTTGGCTACGTTGGGCAGCACTACTACATGATATTGGCAAAGCTCCCACCAAAAAGTTCAGCAAAAAAGTAGGGTGGACTTTCCATGGGCACGAATTTGTTGGTTCAAAAATGGTTTACAAGTTATTCAAAAGACTACGTATGCCCTTGAACGATAAAATGAAATTCGTACAAAAAATGGTCTTGATGAGTTCACGACCAATTGTACTTGCAGAAGACTTTGCCACTGATTCCGCGGTGCGCAGATTGGTGTTCGATGCAGGAGATTATGTCGAAGACCTAATTACTTTATGTGAAGCGGATATCACTACAAAAAACCCTCGAAAACAAAAAAAATACAAAAACAACTTCAAACTTGTTCGCGCGAAAATCGTGGAAGTCGAAGAACGTGATCATATACGTAACTTTCAACCACCGGTCTCAGGCGAAGAAATCATAAAAACATTTAACCTCAAACCTTCAAAAGAAATTGGAATTATCAAAGCGGCGATTAAAGAAGCTATTTTAGAAGGTGAAATCCCTAATGAGTATCAATCAGCCTATGAATATATGCTCGAATTAGGTAAAAATATGGGATTGAGTATAATAAATGAAAAAAAAAGATAG
- a CDS encoding 2,3,4,5-tetrahydropyridine-2,6-dicarboxylate N-succinyltransferase, producing MTELRQTIEKAWDNRELLKDATTQDAIRKVIDLLDAGELRCAEPSEKGWQINEWVKKGVVLYFPIQKMETLEAGIFEYHDKIPLKKGYKEKGIRVVPHAVARHGAYISSGTILMPSYVNIGAYVDEGTMVDTWATVGSCAQIGKNVHLSGGVGIGGVLEPLQAAPVIIEDNVFVGSRCIVVEGVRVEKEAVLGANVVLTASTKIIDVTGDTPVERKGLVPSRSVVIPGSYTKSFPAGDYQVPCALIIGTRKESTNKKTSLNDALREYDVAV from the coding sequence ATGACTGAACTTAGACAGACCATTGAAAAAGCATGGGATAATAGAGAACTATTGAAAGATGCCACAACCCAAGATGCGATTCGAAAAGTTATTGATTTACTGGACGCAGGTGAACTTCGTTGTGCTGAACCTAGTGAAAAAGGTTGGCAAATAAACGAATGGGTTAAAAAAGGAGTGGTACTCTACTTTCCTATTCAAAAAATGGAAACTTTGGAAGCAGGCATTTTTGAGTACCATGATAAAATTCCGCTTAAGAAAGGTTATAAAGAAAAGGGTATTAGGGTTGTTCCACATGCCGTGGCTAGACATGGAGCATATATATCTTCAGGGACTATCCTTATGCCCAGTTATGTAAACATTGGAGCATATGTTGATGAAGGTACTATGGTCGATACTTGGGCAACCGTTGGTAGCTGCGCGCAAATTGGAAAAAACGTACACCTAAGCGGTGGTGTTGGTATTGGCGGAGTGTTAGAACCTTTACAAGCTGCCCCGGTAATCATTGAAGACAATGTATTTGTTGGTTCAAGATGCATTGTTGTTGAAGGGGTTAGGGTTGAAAAAGAAGCGGTACTAGGAGCGAATGTAGTTCTTACAGCATCAACAAAGATCATAGATGTTACAGGAGACACTCCTGTTGAAAGAAAAGGTTTGGTACCATCTAGATCAGTGGTTATTCCTGGTAGTTATACCAAAAGTTTCCCTGCTGGTGACTACCAAGTTCCTTGTGCGTTGATAATAGGAACAAGAAAAGAAAGTACGAATAAAAAAACTTCATTGAACGACGCTCTGCGTGAATATGACGTAGCTGTATAA
- a CDS encoding LicD family protein yields MAYDITLEGKNLVQAEKLLIDVISIFETCKIEYWLEGGTLLGIRREERLLPWDNDLDISIHEKEGNKLAPLLKTLKEKGFRVRTRVFQQDSDVFKKGDLRMIKIRTKRFFGLLKGNVCLDVFIKYTHDQKTYWEIDNKTKNVPSKFYTSFKTIKFKGKFYIIPELTDDYLTYRYGVWQTPVKDWDTSKDDKALN; encoded by the coding sequence ATGGCCTATGATATTACCCTTGAAGGGAAAAACCTGGTTCAGGCAGAAAAACTCTTGATTGATGTTATTTCGATTTTTGAAACCTGCAAAATTGAATATTGGTTAGAGGGCGGCACTTTGTTGGGAATTAGACGGGAGGAGAGACTTTTACCATGGGACAATGACCTTGATATTTCAATTCATGAAAAAGAAGGTAATAAGTTAGCTCCCCTTTTAAAAACATTAAAAGAAAAAGGGTTTAGAGTACGCACACGAGTATTTCAACAAGACTCAGATGTTTTTAAAAAAGGTGACCTTAGAATGATCAAGATTCGTACAAAGCGTTTTTTCGGATTGTTAAAAGGCAATGTTTGCCTAGATGTTTTTATCAAATACACCCATGATCAAAAAACGTACTGGGAAATAGACAATAAAACCAAAAATGTTCCCTCAAAGTTTTATACTTCTTTCAAAACAATTAAGTTCAAAGGAAAGTTTTACATCATTCCAGAATTGACTGATGACTATCTAACCTATCGTTATGGTGTTTGGCAAACTCCAGTAAAAGACTGGGATACATCAAAGGATGATAAGGCCTTGAACTAA